The DNA sequence ATGATCCACGGATGCCCACTATCGCGGGTATTCGTCGCCGTGGTTACACCCCCGCCAGCATTCGGGAGTTTGCCGACCGTATCGGTATCGCCCGGCGCGAGAACCTGATTGACCTAGGTTTGCTGGAGTTCTGCATCCGCGAGGAACTGAACAAGACGACCCACCGCGTCATGGCCGTGCTGGATGAACAGCCGCTTAAGCTCGTGATTACGAATTACGAAGAAGGGCGCGAAGAGATCCTGAACATCGAGAACAATCCGGAAGAGGAAACGATGACGTACCGCAAGGTACCCTTCAGCCGTGAGGTGTATATCGAGCGGGACGACTTCATGGAGAACCCACCGAAGAAGTTCTTCCGCCTGTTTCCCGGTGGTATGGTCCGGCTCAAAGGGGCCTACATCATCAAGTGTGATGAAGTGGTGAAGGACGACGCGGGGGCCATTACCGAACTGCGCTGCACTTACATACCCGAAAGCCGTTCGGGTTCCGATACGTCGGGCATCAACGTCAAAGGAACGATCCACTGGGTGTCCGTTCCACACGCCGTCGAAGCCGAAGTCCGGCTGTATGACCGGCTGTTCTCAGTTGAGAACCCGGCCGCCGACGAGCGCGACTTCAAAGAGCTGATCAACCCGAATTCGCTGAACGTGGTCCGGGCGTTTGTTGAGCCGGCCCTGGTTGAAGCGGCCCGTAGTGGTGAGCAGACCAACTTCCAGTTCATGCGTAAAGGCTATTTCATTCTTGACGCTGACTCTACCGCCGAACGGCCCGTTTTCAACCGGACCGTTACGTTAAAAGATGGCTGGGCCAAGGAGCAGAAAAAGGGCTAGTAACTGCCATCCGGTTCTATAGACAGCAAAACAGGCTTTTCATACGGGAAGCCTGTTTTGCTGTCTATAGGGCTGATGTATTCTGAACGTCTACGTCCGGACGTAAGCGTCTTGAGGTGAGCGATGAACGAATTCGATTGCGATACTTACTAAAACACCCCTGGCCGGCCGACCAGCAAACGACTGATGGGTCGGTAATCGGTGAACTCGACGTAGGGCGCTACGTAACCGGGCCGAATGGGTTCTTCGCGCACCAGATCAGTGCTCAGGTATTTCTTGTTGCTGTCGCAGAGAATGGTTACCACCCGGGCCCGGGCACCCATTGCTGACTGCAGGTTGATGGCGCCAATCAGGTTAGCGCCCGACGAGATCCCGACGGCTACGCCAAGTTGTAAGGCCAGTTTCTGCGCCACCAGAATCGAGTCGCCATCGTTAGCCTGTACGACGCTGTCCAGCTCGTCAAGTTTTAGAATATCCGGGATAAATTCATCGAAAAATCCCTGAATCCGGTGGCTTCCGTTCTTATGCCCTACCGACAGCGTGGGCGATTCGGCGGGTTCGAGCGGGTGGATGCGGATATCGGGTTTGCGCGAACGCAGGTAGCGACCCACGCCCATGACCGTACCGCCGGTGCCAACCCCCGCCACAAACGCGTCGGGCGTTACGTCGACGCCCTGTAGCTGGAGCCATATCTCCTTTCCCGTGGTCAGGCGATGGGATTCGGCATTGTATTTATTGGCAAACTGCCGGGGCAGAAACACCGTCGGGTCGCTGGCCGCCAGCTCCTCCGACCGCCGGATAGCCCCCATAAAACCCCCTTCTTCTTTAGTGAACAGCACAATGTCGGCTCCCAGGCTCCGAATGATGTCAATTCGTTCCTGGCTGATACCAGCAGGCATAATGATCGTAACGGGGTGACCCAACGCCCGTCCTACCGCCGAAAACGCAATGCCCGAGCTACCGCTGGTCGCTTCCACAATCCGGTCGCCGGGCTTGATATTACCTTCCCGGTAGGCCTGGTGCAGCACATGAAGCGCCATCCGATCTTTCATGCTCCCCGTCAGGTTGTAGTGCTCACACTTGACGTAGAGCGAGCGGGGTTCTCCCCGGTAGGTATAAAATAATTCCAGCATGGGCGTATTGCCCACCAGGTGCCAGAGGTGTTCAAATTTTTCCTGAATAGCGGGTTTCAGCGTACTGTCGGCGAGTGAATGCATACGGATGGTGAGCCGAGTGGTACGGTGACCCTAGTAATCGGCAGGTAAAAATAAAGGCCCTGCCGAGTTATTTGCAGGCAGGCCGTCAGATTATTAAGGGAAGCCTATTTTTCCCTCGTTAGCTACCAGCTCTGGACGGGCGATCCTGGCGAATGACGATTTTTTTACCCGACGGCCCCGCCAGTGACCGCGGATTCGGGGTTATGCACACGGGAGAAACTCAAAACCCCATTCTGTCATGCCTACGAACGATCGCGCCTTCAACTACGACCTCGATTACCGAACCCTCGATCTGCGCCAGCAGCCCGAGTTATACCGGGTTGGTAAAGGTGAAATGGGCGTGCTACTCGTCCAGCCGTACAAGTCCGAAATCTTGCCCCACTGGCGTTTTAAAACCCCCGACATTGCCCGTGCATCGTCGGAGAAGATTTACCAGCTATTTCTCGACTATAAAGAAAAGGGTGATTTTGTGGGGATGGACATGGCCCGAAAGTTTCTGCAGATGGGCTACACCCGGTCCCGGCGGTATGCCAATCATAAGACTGGCCAGAAGTACGACGGCCCCGTTCCCGACGATAAAAAGGGGGTATCGGGCGCCCACGGCCGCGAGCAACTTCCGCGCCAGGAAGATCCCGTCAAAGCGGAGTCAGCGCGAATCTTCTACGCCAAATACCTCGAAGCCCGGGAAGACCCCGAGTACAAGCAACTGAAAAAGGAGTGGCAGCAGCAGTACGGGTAGTTCCCGATTCTTTCCGACCTTTGCGCCAACAATTGTCATCATAAACACGGGCGCGATTACCCATTCTCACCGGCCGCTCCTGTGCATTTTCGCTCGTTCATCTATGCAACTCCTTGACGGTAAAGTACTCTCAGCACAAATCAAACTAGAAATTGCGGCCGAAGTCGCGAAAATACGTGAGCAGGGCGGCAAGATTCCGCACCTCGTCGCGATTCTGGTCGGCACCAAAGGCGCGTCGGAAACCTACGTGGCGTCGAAAATGAAAAACTGCGAAGAAGTGGGCATGACCTCAACCCTCATTCGTTTTGAGCCAACGGTTACCGAAGCCGAACTACTCGACAAAGTGCGGGAAGTGAATGAGAACCCAGATATGGACGGGCTCATTGTGCAACTCCCCCTCCCCGACCATATCAACCCCGACCGGGTGATGGAAACCATCAACCCGGCTAAGGATGTGGATGGTTTTCACCCCATCAACATCGGCCGAATGGCTAAGGGGCTACCTGCCTACGTATCAGCCACACCGCAGGGTGTACTCGAAATGCTGAAGCGGTACGATATCAAAACTGCGGGCAAGCACTGTGTGGTGGTGGGCCGGAGTCAGATCGTTGGCCTGCCCATGTCTATTCTGATGCAGCGCAATACGTATCCCGGCAACTGCACCGTAACCCTTACCCACAGCCGTACCCAGAACCTGGCCGACATCTGCCGCACGGCCGACATCCTGGTTGCTGCCCTGGGCCGCCCTGAGTTCATCACCGCCGATATGGTGAAGGAAGGCGCCGTGGTTATCGACGTAGGTCTGGAACGGGTACCGGACGCCAGCAAGAAAAGCGGCTTCGCGCTCAAAGGCGACGTGAAGTTCGATGAAGTAGCGCCCAAGTGCAGCTTTATTACCCCGGTACCGGGGGGCGTAGGGCTCATGACGATCTGCTCCCTGATGCAGAACACGCTGAAAGCCGCCCGGGGCGAAGTGTATTGATAAATGGGATGATGGAGCAAAAAGTAAGCTTTATGGGGTAGGCTATTTTTTGTTCTGCTGACGAAGGAAGCATCTTCGGGAGGCTGTTTTAGATGCTTCCTTCGTCAGCAGGCCAGAAAGCTCAATAGAGATAGGCTGTAGCTCTTTCGTCCTACTCTCCGACCCCTACCGTGCAGGCGAACGTTACCGAATGGGAAACCGCCGGGTCGTTCGCCAGGCCCTTTGACGAGCAGCAGGGTTGATACGTTCATCTGCAGGTAGATGCGGAAAACCATCCCGGTATATGCTGGCGGAAGCGGAAAGCAGCAGGTCTCTCTCCAACGCAACGCTTTTGCTTAACAAACTTTAACAGCCCGTCCGGACCCGGACGGGCTGTTTTTTTGTGTATTTTTGACCGCTAAATGCTGACAGGCTCCTGTTTGTCTGTAGCCGTTTTTATTTAAACAGGCTCAACCCTGTGTTACGTTAATCTCCACTCGTATGCCCTCATTCAAACGCCTGAACATCCTCACGGGCTGGTTCGTTTTCGCCGTCGCGCTCTTTACCTATGCGATGACCGTTGAACGAACAGCCAGTTTCTGGGACTGTGGCGAGTTCATTGCGTGTTCGTTTAAACTACAGGTACCCCACCCGCCCGGTGCGCCA is a window from the Spirosoma rigui genome containing:
- a CDS encoding PLP-dependent cysteine synthase family protein, producing the protein MHSLADSTLKPAIQEKFEHLWHLVGNTPMLELFYTYRGEPRSLYVKCEHYNLTGSMKDRMALHVLHQAYREGNIKPGDRIVEATSGSSGIAFSAVGRALGHPVTIIMPAGISQERIDIIRSLGADIVLFTKEEGGFMGAIRRSEELAASDPTVFLPRQFANKYNAESHRLTTGKEIWLQLQGVDVTPDAFVAGVGTGGTVMGVGRYLRSRKPDIRIHPLEPAESPTLSVGHKNGSHRIQGFFDEFIPDILKLDELDSVVQANDGDSILVAQKLALQLGVAVGISSGANLIGAINLQSAMGARARVVTILCDSNKKYLSTDLVREEPIRPGYVAPYVEFTDYRPISRLLVGRPGVF
- a CDS encoding DUF4385 domain-containing protein, whose amino-acid sequence is MPTNDRAFNYDLDYRTLDLRQQPELYRVGKGEMGVLLVQPYKSEILPHWRFKTPDIARASSEKIYQLFLDYKEKGDFVGMDMARKFLQMGYTRSRRYANHKTGQKYDGPVPDDKKGVSGAHGREQLPRQEDPVKAESARIFYAKYLEAREDPEYKQLKKEWQQQYG
- a CDS encoding bifunctional 5,10-methylenetetrahydrofolate dehydrogenase/5,10-methenyltetrahydrofolate cyclohydrolase; this translates as MQLLDGKVLSAQIKLEIAAEVAKIREQGGKIPHLVAILVGTKGASETYVASKMKNCEEVGMTSTLIRFEPTVTEAELLDKVREVNENPDMDGLIVQLPLPDHINPDRVMETINPAKDVDGFHPINIGRMAKGLPAYVSATPQGVLEMLKRYDIKTAGKHCVVVGRSQIVGLPMSILMQRNTYPGNCTVTLTHSRTQNLADICRTADILVAALGRPEFITADMVKEGAVVIDVGLERVPDASKKSGFALKGDVKFDEVAPKCSFITPVPGGVGLMTICSLMQNTLKAARGEVY